One genomic window of Nicotiana sylvestris chromosome 10, ASM39365v2, whole genome shotgun sequence includes the following:
- the LOC138878979 gene encoding putative late blight resistance protein homolog R1B-16 has translation MKWDQNANSPSNVSCVEQLAHRMSIYGKWYRIGEWSTCWSHFGSIILHNDCLTFDIVSQIFYTFKFLKVLDLQFTTIDSFPTDLVYLRYFAARTQKSLNKSIITNCWNLETLILHNYGVMSLPLTLWNMVNLRHFHISSCSFNIKYAKYSLEISKSLYDLRTFSAPYFSCVEDAELILRKTPNLRELRCTFLDEDDDKVQYYVLNFPTEIETLKICWPFMFRIITIPICISAPNLRNLTLERYCLHPQHLSNIALLQNLQVLKMKSIKFEKKVWEVSNGDFPELKVLKLQEIVGFEEWDVADDEAFPKLERLFCVNANILRRSLLLSERSLL, from the exons ATGAAATG GGATCAAAATGCCAATTCTCCTTCCAACGTTTCCTGTGTCGAGCAACTTGCTCATCGCATGTCCATTTATGGTAAATGGTATCGTATTGGAGAATGGAGCACGTGTTGGTCACATTTTGGCTCTATAATTTTGCATAATGATTGTCTTACATTTGATATTGTCTCCCAGATTTTTTACACCTTCAAGTTTCTAAAAGTGTTGGATTTGCAGTTCACTACTATTGATTCTTTCCCAACAGATCTAGTTTACTTGAGATATTTTGCTGCACGAACTCAGAAATCGTTGAACAAATCAATCATAACCAATTGTTGGAACCTCGAGACTTTGATATTACACAATTATGGAGTAATGTCACTGCCTCTTACACTCTGGAATATGGTTAATTTGAGACATTTCCATATTTCCAGTTGCAGCTTCAATATAAAATATGCAAAATATTCACTCGAGATCTCCAAAAGCCTTTATGATCTGAGAACTTTTTCGGCTCCATATTTTTCTTGTGTCGAGGATGCGGAACTGATTTTGAGAAAAACACCTAATCTTCGGGAACTCAGATGCACATTCCTAGATGAGGATGATGACAAAGTTCAGTACTATGTGTTGAACTTTCCAACAGAGATTGAGACGCTGAAGATTTGTTGGCCATTCATGTTCCGCATTATAACTATCCCCATTTGCATCTCCGCACCAAATCTCAGAAACTTGACACTAGAGAGGTATTGCCTGCATCCTCAGCACTTATCAAACATTGCGTTGCTTCAGAATCTTCAAGTACTGAAAATGAAAAGCATTAAATTTGAGAAGAAGGTATGGGAAGTGAGCAATGGCGACTTTCCTGAACTCAAAGTCTTGAAACTACAAGAAATAGTTGGATTTGAAGAATGGGATGTTGCCGATGATGAGGCCTTTCCAAAGCTTGAACGCTTGTTTTGCGTGAATGCGAATATCTTGAGGAGATCCCTTCTGCTTTCGGAGAGATCTCTTCTCTAA
- the LOC104235729 gene encoding LOW QUALITY PROTEIN: putative late blight resistance protein homolog R1B-12 (The sequence of the model RefSeq protein was modified relative to this genomic sequence to represent the inferred CDS: inserted 1 base in 1 codon), with amino-acid sequence MLDFLRANIIHVPIRDLELLLRDIDTFIIDVGLMVYSLYKGEEEEKEVMALVEVIPTQVLNLLGNIQQIINKKKLTPIRKAFQSNYMPRIHGLGYADFLLNSLKEFQSDHSDSLASTMKLLQRIQKELESWKPFLVSVAKEQHNDIDKIQRCATQLIGKAYEIEYLIDACICEKAPVWCLEHWLLDIMEDTTLVKDEVAEIHGKKMVEDATNTFTSHTTSNLERSLRMNEEIVGFDDVIENLRDQLVKGTKGRDVISIVGMPGLGKTTLAYRLYSDRLVVSHFDIRADFCVSQVYSRTDLLLALLRDVISENSDXREKKADELADLLRKALFSKRYLILVDDVWEASVWDDLMGCFQDANNGSRIILTTRNLEIAEYARFQSNPLSLRMFNDEESWKLLRKKVFGEEICPPLLMTIGRQIAKKCGQLPLSVALVAGVLAEVEKKEECWEQVANNLVPHIHNDSRAIIEISYQILPYHLRSCFLYFGAFLEDNVINVSKLIRLWISEGFVKSCEGKSLEDIAEGYLGNLIGRNLVMGTKRSSRGKIKACRVHDLLHDFCKVRAKEENLVQ; translated from the exons ATGCTCGACTTCTTGAGAGCCAATATCATCCATGTGCCAATACGAGATCTTGAACTTCTTCTTCGAGATATTGACACTTTCATTATTGACGTCGGACTCATGGTTTACTCATTATATAAAGgcgaggaggaggagaaggaagTCATGGCACTGGTAGAAGTGATCCCGACACAAGTTCTTAATTTGTTGGGAAACATTCAACAAATAATTAATAAGAAGAAACTCACGCCCATTCGGAAGGCGTTTCAATCTAATTACATGCCAAGGATTCATGGATTAGGCTATGCTGATTTCCTTTTAAACAGCCTGAAGGAGTTCCAAAGCGACCATTCAGATTCACTAGCTTCTACCATGAAGCTACTTCAAAGAATTCAGAAGGAACTCGAGAGCTGGAAACCTTTTCTAGTGTCTGTTGCAAAAGAGCAACACAATGACATCGACAAAATTCAACGTTGTGCTACACAATTGATAGGCAAAGCATATGAGATAGAATACTTAATTGATGCTTGTATATGCGAAAAAGCTCCTGTATGGTGCCTCGAACATTGGCTCTTGGATATCATGGAGGACACCACTCTTGTCAAAGATGAGGTTGCAGAGATTCATGGAAAGAAAATGGTTGAGGATGCAACGAACACGTTCACATCTCATACGACATCGAACTTGGAAAGGTCTCTAAGGATGAATGAAGAAATTGTGGGTTTTGACGATGTTATAGAAAATTTAAGAGACCAACTAGTAAAAGGCACCAAAGGGCGAGATGTTATCTCGATTGTTGGTATGCCTGGTCTAGGCAAGACGACTCTGGCCTATAGACTTTACTCTGACAGATTAGTTGTTTCTCACTTTGATATTCGTGCTGATTTTTGTGTGTCTCAAGTGTATTCACGTACGGACTTGTTATTGGCGCTTCTACGTGATGTTATCAGTGAGAACTCTG TTAGAGAAAAGAAAGCTGATGAATTAGCTGATCTGCTTCGCAAAGCTTTATTTTCCAAAAGATATCTTATCCTTGTTGATGATGTGTGGGAAGCTAGTGTATGGGATGATCTAATGGGTTGTTTTCAAGATGCCAATAATGGAAGTAGAATCATTCTAACAACACGAAATCTTGAAATTGCTGAGTACGCCAGATTTCAAAGTAATCCCCTTTCACTCCGTATGTTTAACGATGAAGAAAGTTGGAAGTTACTTAGAAAAAAAGTGTTTGGGGAAGAAATCTGCCCTCCGTTGCTAATGACTATTGGACGACAAATAGCAAAAAAGTGTGGTCAATTGCCTCTTTCAGTTGCTTTGGTAGCTGGTGTTCTGGCAGaggtggagaagaaagaagaatgtTGGGAACAAGTGGCCAATAATTTAGTTCCCCACATTCACAATGACTCAAGGGCCATAATAGAAATTAGTTATCAGATTTTACCCTATCATTTAAGGTCTTGCTTTCTTTACTTTGGAGCATTTTTAGAGGACAACGTGATTAATGTTTCGAAGTTAATACGGTTGTGGATCTCAGAAGGATTCGTAAAAAGTTGTGAAGGAAAGAGTTTGGAAGATATAGCAGAAGGTTATTTGGGGAATCTTATTGGAAGAAATCTAGTGATGGGAACTAAGAGGAGTTCTAGAGGTAAGATCAAAGCATGTCGTGTTCATGACCTATTGCATGATTTCTGCAAGGTGAGAGCAAAGGAAGAGAATCTTGTCCAATGA
- the LOC138878980 gene encoding late blight resistance protein R1-A-like, whose amino-acid sequence MSSNQYLSSMNGLFERLQQLGNVSNSKEIVQFFIREFKFLGIFLYLQSLIDEPNMLDVTQKVHTLVQDALIHSSDFHLAEYVDIYASKVQNKILLTKMEIRAKYSFSKISSLPLISAKKDGIAIPKFVMDFMDTVVEILRDLVDDPCSLLLYVPETKEHIDDVLKEMKLLRTFVCFVSERFIEHQSQHLANFFTHVLAVTGHASMLFWLDFSCYGYEDRYQDVAVLAHSAKHLQDIYCTPGSFKVENTVRMVSQHPKS is encoded by the exons ATGTCTTCTAACCAATATCTGTCTTCAATGAATGGTCTTTTTGAACGTCTGCAACAACTTGGCAATGTTTCGAATTCGAAAGAAATAGTCCAATTCTTTATAAGGGAATTCAAATTTTTGGGTATTTTTCTCTACTTGCAGAGCCTCATAGATGAACCAAACATGCTAGATGTCACTCAGAAAGTCCACACGCTGGTTCAAGATGCTTTAATTCACTCTTCTGATTTCCACCTAGCCGAGTACGTTGATATCTATGCCTCGAAGGTACAAAACAAGATTTTGTTGACTAAGATGGAAATTAGAGCCAAATACTCCTTTTCTAAAATATCATCATTACCACTAATTTCAGCCAAGAAGGATGGTATTGCTATTCCCAAATTTGTAATGGATTTCATGGATACTGTGGTGGAGATTCTTCGTGATCTAGTTGATGATCCTTGCTCATTACTTCTTTATGTTCCAGAAACTAAGGAACATATTGATGATGTTTTAAAGGAAATGAAACTTCTGCGAACTTTTGTTTGCTTTGTTTCAGAGAGGTTCATAGAGCATCAGAGCCAACATCTTGCTAATTTCTTCACTCATGTTTTAGCTGTGACCGGCCATGCATCAATGCTTTTCTGGTTGGATTTTTCATGCTATGGCTACGAAGATCGTTATCAAGATGTGGCTGTTCTAG CCCATTCAGCCAAGCATCTGCAAGATATATATTGCACTCCTGGAAGTTTTAAAGTCGAGAATACAGTCAGGATGGTGTCCCAACATCCAAAATCATGA